One part of the Microbulbifer sp. THAF38 genome encodes these proteins:
- a CDS encoding NnrS family protein: protein MIPIVDRASAESIAPFWRMPFRPFFWGGALWSMVALLIWQASLSGWQLPALRVGIAWHSHEMLFGFAAAVVVGFLGTAMQTWTGIPSPKGPQLMSLVGLWLLARLGYLVAAVPLWMPVVAEVSFFLLAAFLLGARVLRTKQWRNLFVLPAMLAFAGLAACHWLLPGAQSRVALMALLLVTGIILVIGGRVIPFFTARRFHLSPREKLPLVEWGTHISVVLLLLSVALDLPRIVWALLALSLGVLQLIRVLRWHPTKIWAEPMVWSLHLSYWLVILGCFLAALAWSGVAPAWQSPALHAFAVGGIGGLILAMTSRVSLGHTGRILQAPRLMPLAFAALALSALARIFWAPAPSGFLAAIIAWVLGYSLFLIYYTPVLFQPRVDGHPG from the coding sequence GTGATACCCATTGTCGACCGCGCGAGTGCGGAATCCATTGCTCCATTTTGGCGCATGCCTTTTCGGCCTTTCTTCTGGGGTGGCGCCCTGTGGAGCATGGTTGCTCTGTTGATCTGGCAGGCTTCTTTGTCCGGCTGGCAATTGCCCGCGCTGCGCGTGGGGATCGCCTGGCACTCCCATGAAATGCTATTTGGCTTTGCGGCGGCGGTGGTGGTGGGTTTTCTTGGCACTGCAATGCAAACCTGGACTGGAATCCCTTCGCCCAAGGGGCCCCAGTTAATGAGCCTGGTGGGCTTGTGGTTACTAGCGCGCCTGGGGTATCTGGTCGCGGCAGTGCCCCTGTGGATGCCGGTAGTAGCTGAAGTATCCTTCTTCCTGTTGGCCGCATTCCTGTTGGGGGCACGAGTGCTGCGTACAAAACAGTGGCGCAATCTGTTTGTGTTGCCCGCTATGCTGGCCTTTGCCGGGCTAGCGGCCTGTCATTGGCTATTGCCCGGTGCACAGAGCCGAGTGGCACTGATGGCTCTGCTTTTGGTGACAGGGATTATTCTGGTCATTGGTGGCAGAGTTATTCCTTTCTTTACTGCGCGACGCTTCCACTTGAGTCCCCGGGAAAAATTACCTCTAGTTGAATGGGGTACGCATATCTCGGTAGTACTGCTGCTACTCAGTGTTGCCTTGGATTTACCCAGAATAGTCTGGGCACTGCTTGCTTTGTCTCTAGGTGTTTTGCAGCTAATAAGAGTGCTGCGTTGGCACCCCACTAAAATCTGGGCTGAGCCTATGGTTTGGTCTCTGCACCTGAGCTATTGGCTGGTGATTTTGGGGTGTTTTCTCGCCGCCCTGGCTTGGAGTGGAGTGGCTCCCGCCTGGCAAAGTCCTGCGCTACACGCTTTTGCAGTGGGTGGCATCGGCGGCTTGATTTTGGCGATGACCAGTCGAGTGAGTTTGGGGCACACCGGTCGTATTCTACAGGCGCCGCGTTTGATGCCGCTGGCGTTTGCCGCGCTGGCCCTGTCCGCTCTGGCCCGTATTTTTTGGGCGCCGGCCCCCAGCGGCTTTCTCGCCGCGATTATTGCCTGGGTGCTTGGCTACTCCCTGTTTCTGATTTACTACACCCCTGTATTATTTCAGCCCAGAGTGGATGGTCATCCCGGCTAA